One genomic region from Haladaptatus caseinilyticus encodes:
- a CDS encoding ABC transporter substrate-binding protein, with product MVADESKTVTRRRFIAGSGVAGAALLAGCTGDNSEGAKTTNNGNGNEPNSTGTSGDGTTQSGPYSVSMEPVGTVEFDSVPKTWVANNGSWADMGVALGLEPPKAVWLTSRYHTQYYDEIPGVSVDKSGMRDLSQDGVNKELFYELDGDVHVIDPNFLMNRFNGWKQSDIDEVEKNIAPFFGNSIFSHGYDFHKNYRYYTLYEAFEKLAEVFQRTDRYEKFASLHDEFQSDVESVVPKKKQDRPEVATMWASGNQPTSFLPYLISEGTSFKQWRDLKVRDALANTSVRDFHSNRGKVDFETLLEIDPDVLLLRGHEQQTEKEFQNTVVSFMKNHSVGSKLTAVKNEDVYRGGPLYQGPITNLVVTERAAQQVYDVSKQLFDRKKVASIVAG from the coding sequence ATGGTAGCAGACGAGTCGAAAACCGTCACCCGACGCCGGTTCATCGCGGGAAGCGGTGTCGCTGGCGCGGCACTGCTCGCCGGTTGTACTGGTGACAACAGCGAAGGCGCGAAGACGACGAACAACGGAAACGGTAACGAACCGAACAGCACCGGGACGAGCGGTGACGGTACGACCCAGTCTGGCCCGTACTCGGTCTCGATGGAACCGGTCGGGACCGTCGAGTTCGACTCCGTTCCGAAAACGTGGGTCGCCAACAACGGCAGTTGGGCCGACATGGGCGTCGCCCTCGGACTCGAACCACCGAAAGCGGTCTGGCTGACGAGTCGATATCACACCCAGTACTACGACGAGATACCGGGCGTATCAGTCGACAAAAGCGGTATGCGCGACCTATCGCAGGACGGTGTAAACAAGGAGCTGTTCTACGAACTTGACGGCGACGTTCACGTCATCGACCCGAACTTCCTGATGAACCGATTCAACGGCTGGAAACAAAGCGACATCGACGAAGTCGAGAAGAACATCGCCCCGTTCTTCGGGAACAGTATCTTCTCGCACGGTTACGACTTCCATAAGAATTACCGCTACTACACGCTCTACGAAGCGTTCGAGAAGTTGGCGGAAGTGTTCCAACGGACCGACCGATACGAGAAGTTCGCGTCGCTTCACGACGAGTTCCAGTCCGATGTCGAGTCGGTCGTTCCGAAGAAGAAACAGGACCGGCCGGAAGTCGCAACTATGTGGGCATCGGGCAATCAACCGACGTCGTTCCTCCCGTACCTCATCAGCGAGGGAACGAGTTTCAAGCAGTGGCGTGATCTCAAGGTTCGTGACGCGCTCGCTAACACGTCGGTTCGGGATTTCCACAGCAACCGCGGGAAGGTCGATTTCGAGACGCTGCTCGAAATCGATCCCGACGTGCTGTTGCTCCGCGGGCACGAACAGCAGACCGAGAAGGAGTTCCAGAACACGGTCGTCTCGTTCATGAAGAACCACTCCGTGGGCAGCAAACTCACGGCAGTCAAAAACGAGGATGTGTACCGTGGTGGCCCGCTCTATCAGGGACCCATCACGAACCTCGTCGTCACCGAACGTGCGGCACAGCAGGTGTACGACGTTTCGAAGCAGCTGTTCGACCGGAAGAAGGTCGCCAGCATCGTTGCCGGATAG
- a CDS encoding ABC transporter ATP-binding protein — MNERTPDDGKRETDGGMVVERSENRDGQTATDASELRGTDLEIGYPNSGVIVECESIVVPAGEITALVGPNGSGKSTLLKAMSRELEPASGVVQLDGNDVHSLGTKTLAQKLGLLSQENESPGNLTVEGLAYHGRYPHRGFFESKTEGDHEAVERALELAGVTHLRDEEMGSLSGGQRQLAWIAMVLAQDTDVLLLDEPTTYLDLRHQLRVLEVVRTLTHEEDLTIGIVLHDISQAARYADNLVALRDGEPYDWGPPSEVVTEELLADVFGVEATVGIGPEGPVVTPRRPL; from the coding sequence ATGAACGAGCGAACACCGGACGACGGAAAACGGGAAACCGATGGTGGAATGGTCGTCGAACGAAGCGAGAACCGAGATGGACAGACGGCGACAGACGCGAGCGAACTCCGTGGAACCGACCTTGAAATCGGATACCCGAACTCGGGGGTCATCGTCGAATGCGAGTCGATCGTCGTTCCAGCGGGCGAAATCACGGCGCTCGTCGGGCCGAACGGAAGTGGAAAGAGCACGCTCCTCAAGGCGATGTCCCGGGAGCTCGAACCTGCGTCGGGTGTCGTGCAGCTAGATGGCAACGACGTGCACTCGCTTGGAACGAAAACGTTGGCACAGAAGCTTGGTCTGCTGTCGCAGGAGAACGAATCGCCCGGCAATCTGACCGTCGAAGGACTCGCCTACCATGGACGCTACCCGCATCGTGGTTTCTTCGAGTCGAAGACGGAGGGGGACCACGAAGCGGTAGAGCGCGCGCTCGAACTCGCAGGGGTAACGCACCTCCGTGACGAGGAGATGGGCAGTCTCAGCGGCGGCCAACGACAACTGGCATGGATCGCGATGGTTCTCGCACAGGACACGGACGTGCTCTTACTGGACGAACCGACCACCTACCTCGACCTGCGTCATCAACTGCGCGTACTGGAGGTCGTCCGGACCCTCACGCACGAAGAGGACTTGACTATCGGCATCGTTCTCCACGATATCTCGCAGGCGGCGCGCTACGCCGACAATCTCGTCGCCCTGCGTGATGGCGAACCGTACGACTGGGGACCACCGAGCGAAGTCGTAACCGAGGAACTACTTGCCGACGTGTTCGGCGTCGAAGCGACGGTCGGAATCGGCCCGGAGGGGCCGGTCGTAACGCCGCGACGTCCGTTGTAA
- a CDS encoding NAD(P)/FAD-dependent oxidoreductase, with protein MERTDVVIVGGGASGLSAAVFLARYGLDTLVFDGGTAAIRQCVHLENYLGFPGGIPPETFLAMSREQAELTGAELAQEMVVEAAKTDEGFRVVTASGREVKTNRLIAASVYDDDYLSAFEDELGSVEPDGRTTVSGLYVTGWLGDAEHQAIVSAGDGARTALALVRDVRREDEGLWDEIADHYYDWTVEDGRYSETDWVWLDEFVAENTPKDATPKEKRRMRKRLEREYLALEMDDVERNERAERGRKLVQKHVEEIEP; from the coding sequence ATGGAACGAACTGATGTCGTCATCGTCGGCGGCGGCGCATCGGGGCTCTCAGCCGCGGTGTTCCTCGCCCGGTACGGGCTCGACACGCTAGTGTTCGACGGTGGCACCGCCGCGATTCGCCAGTGCGTCCATCTCGAAAATTACCTCGGTTTCCCCGGTGGAATTCCGCCGGAAACGTTCCTCGCGATGAGCCGGGAACAGGCCGAACTCACCGGAGCGGAACTGGCCCAGGAAATGGTTGTCGAGGCCGCGAAAACCGACGAGGGGTTTCGTGTCGTCACGGCGAGCGGCCGGGAGGTCAAAACGAACCGACTGATCGCCGCATCCGTGTACGACGACGACTATCTGTCCGCCTTCGAGGACGAGTTGGGGTCCGTTGAACCGGATGGAAGAACCACCGTTTCGGGACTGTACGTGACGGGATGGCTCGGCGATGCCGAGCATCAAGCCATCGTAAGTGCGGGTGACGGTGCGCGGACCGCGCTGGCGCTCGTCCGCGACGTGCGGCGGGAGGACGAAGGCCTTTGGGACGAAATCGCCGACCACTACTACGATTGGACGGTCGAAGACGGGCGATACAGCGAGACGGACTGGGTGTGGTTGGATGAATTCGTCGCCGAGAATACCCCCAAAGATGCGACTCCGAAGGAGAAACGGCGAATGCGGAAACGACTCGAACGAGAGTATCTCGCGCTAGAAATGGACGACGTAGAGCGAAACGAGCGCGCGGAACGCGGACGAAAACTCGTCCAAAAACACGTGGAGGAGATCGAACCATGA
- a CDS encoding NAD-dependent epimerase/dehydratase family protein, giving the protein MGVRYLVTGATGALGSAVVERLLESNPDDRIRVFVRSDQRFRERFPQAEVEVVRGNVLVPLNVRRAVRNVDVVFHCINFPLTNYYHNLESARLLATAVGETDAHLVYPGNTWVFGTSVPPITPDTPIDPPTRVAKIKAETDETLINASFPTTVVHLPDFYGPGVTNDLVRPLLERPIAGRNVLFPAPVDVPHEFVFIEDAARALVSVADRPTADRRFTVGTDPTTVETFVQRVYDIAGTDGRIKGVPPWVLQGGALFSERLELVREILHVYAHDTTMSDEAIREAVGFEPRTGYDEGIRRTVAWVREGSK; this is encoded by the coding sequence ATGGGGGTACGATATCTCGTCACAGGAGCGACTGGCGCGTTGGGGAGTGCCGTCGTCGAACGACTGCTCGAATCGAACCCGGACGATCGAATCCGCGTTTTCGTCCGGAGTGATCAGCGCTTCCGTGAGCGATTTCCTCAAGCAGAGGTCGAAGTCGTTCGGGGTAACGTTCTCGTTCCACTCAATGTTCGTCGAGCAGTTCGAAACGTGGACGTAGTTTTTCACTGCATCAATTTTCCGCTCACCAACTACTACCACAACCTCGAATCGGCACGCCTACTCGCCACGGCGGTTGGCGAAACAGATGCTCATCTCGTCTACCCCGGAAACACGTGGGTATTCGGAACGTCGGTGCCACCGATTACGCCTGACACACCTATCGACCCACCTACCCGCGTGGCAAAAATAAAGGCCGAGACCGACGAGACGCTCATCAACGCTTCGTTCCCGACCACGGTCGTTCACCTGCCCGATTTCTACGGCCCGGGCGTAACGAACGACCTAGTTCGCCCGCTGCTCGAGCGACCTATCGCCGGTCGAAACGTGCTGTTCCCCGCCCCCGTGGACGTTCCACACGAGTTCGTCTTCATCGAGGACGCGGCGCGAGCATTGGTTTCCGTCGCGGACCGACCTACTGCTGACCGTCGGTTTACCGTCGGTACGGACCCAACCACGGTTGAAACCTTCGTCCAGCGCGTGTACGATATCGCTGGAACCGACGGTCGAATCAAGGGGGTTCCGCCGTGGGTGCTTCAAGGAGGTGCGCTGTTCAGCGAACGACTCGAACTCGTACGCGAAATTCTCCACGTATACGCGCACGATACGACGATGTCCGATGAGGCGATCCGAGAAGCGGTCGGCTTCGAACCACGTACGGGCTACGACGAAGGAATTCGTCGCACTGTAGCGTGGGTCCGGGAGGGGTCGAAATGA
- a CDS encoding FecCD family ABC transporter permease yields the protein MTEDFGTGIRETFDGALTALVAASIGIVVVGSLIQVSFGAFSMTLEQAWRAVFDPKVLTNPDVLIALLLGNEIPVDLSSETTVVWSLRLPRVLVGIFVGANLAISGAIFQAVTRNELASPYILGVSHGAGFAVLLTLIVFSGLSVFLPLFAALGGIVAFVIVYAIAWKGGTSPVRLVLAGFIVGTIFYSFQRGLFFFAQDIGVVQTALAWTTGSLTGTGWEQVRTILVPTVFIVPVALLVSRQLNLLLLGERTARSLGMSVERVRFALSALAIIAASAAISVAGIVSFVGLIVPHIVRNVVGTDYRKLVLGCAFAGPALVVGADVGARLALNPIQVPVGIVTGLVGGPYFLYLMRKQQKLGEL from the coding sequence ATGACAGAGGATTTTGGAACCGGAATTCGGGAGACGTTCGACGGGGCACTCACCGCACTCGTCGCTGCTAGCATCGGTATCGTCGTCGTCGGGTCGCTAATACAGGTGAGTTTCGGCGCGTTTTCGATGACGCTCGAACAGGCGTGGCGGGCGGTGTTCGACCCGAAGGTGCTGACGAATCCCGACGTTTTGATCGCCCTGCTCCTCGGAAACGAGATTCCCGTGGACTTGAGCAGTGAAACGACGGTCGTCTGGAGCCTCCGACTGCCACGCGTCCTCGTCGGGATTTTCGTCGGGGCCAACCTGGCGATCTCAGGGGCCATCTTTCAGGCCGTGACGCGAAACGAACTAGCGAGTCCGTACATCCTTGGCGTGAGCCACGGCGCAGGGTTCGCGGTGCTACTCACCCTCATCGTCTTCAGCGGCCTGTCCGTCTTCCTCCCCTTGTTTGCCGCACTCGGCGGTATCGTCGCGTTTGTCATCGTCTACGCCATCGCGTGGAAGGGCGGGACGAGTCCCGTCCGCCTCGTGCTGGCCGGATTCATCGTGGGGACGATTTTCTACTCCTTCCAGCGCGGGTTATTCTTTTTCGCGCAGGATATCGGCGTCGTGCAGACTGCACTCGCATGGACGACTGGGTCACTCACTGGGACCGGGTGGGAACAAGTACGAACCATCCTAGTTCCGACGGTGTTCATCGTTCCGGTCGCCCTGCTGGTGTCCCGTCAACTCAATCTCCTCCTCCTCGGCGAGCGAACTGCCCGTTCGCTCGGGATGTCGGTCGAGCGAGTCCGGTTCGCGCTGTCCGCGCTGGCGATTATCGCCGCGAGCGCCGCCATCTCGGTTGCCGGAATCGTCAGCTTCGTCGGCCTCATCGTTCCACATATCGTTCGGAACGTCGTCGGAACCGATTACCGAAAGCTCGTTCTCGGGTGTGCCTTCGCGGGACCTGCACTGGTAGTCGGGGCGGACGTGGGTGCACGACTCGCGCTCAATCCGATACAGGTCCCGGTGGGAATCGTCACCGGACTGGTCGGCGGCCCATACTTCCTCTATCTCATGCGCAAGCAGCAGAAACTGGGTGAACTGTAA
- a CDS encoding DUF7504 family protein, with the protein MLPVRDQYRSGDGRDFDDTLRALKRQGCTLLVTGAVSARVTAQATQRLLGDPHRERKRRLVFTDARANTSRTASHRVFDAPNRP; encoded by the coding sequence ATGCTACCCGTGCGGGACCAGTATCGAAGCGGAGACGGGCGTGATTTCGACGACACGCTGCGCGCTCTCAAACGACAGGGATGCACCCTGTTAGTGACCGGCGCAGTGTCCGCGCGAGTGACTGCGCAAGCGACACAGCGTTTACTGGGTGACCCGCACCGCGAGCGAAAGCGTCGTCTCGTTTTTACAGATGCTCGGGCGAACACATCGAGAACAGCTTCCCACCGGGTGTTCGACGCGCCGAACAGACCGTAA
- a CDS encoding DUF7504 family protein: MGTPSAADGDDLSAIDGDNELEYLLEADDRSSTKRFLRAVNALVCGVDGIGYVHLPLPDDSPIVRGLSPLFDARIELRKREALVPEQRWHAPQHDTTTLWSQL, from the coding sequence ATGGGAACGCCGTCGGCCGCGGATGGGGACGATCTTTCGGCGATCGATGGCGATAACGAACTCGAATACCTGCTCGAAGCCGACGACCGCTCCTCGACAAAGCGATTTCTCCGGGCGGTCAACGCGCTCGTCTGCGGCGTCGACGGTATCGGATACGTTCATCTTCCGCTTCCTGACGATTCACCGATAGTACGGGGGTTGTCGCCGCTATTCGACGCGCGCATCGAACTTCGAAAGCGGGAAGCACTGGTCCCGGAACAGCGCTGGCACGCTCCACAACATGACACCACGACGCTTTGGTCGCAGTTGTAA
- a CDS encoding CPBP family intramembrane glutamic endopeptidase produces the protein MTLWNSRSRALFAAVGLGLGGYAFAAVIVLLAAFSLIALGIPVLRRPSLLVAVSVVMGQGVAFGLFALAYLRYTGRGIGYIKVRVPTLRDFGWFAGGFVVFYGGLIAVSLVLTTFGIQSAQNELSTLGEEDPRVFLLLIPLSFLLIGPGEELLYRGVVQERLRETFGPWPAIALASLIFAFVHVFSLQGAGKLVYLGILFVLSPILGAAYEYTRNLVVPALIHGAFNALQFALAYLMMTGQLPS, from the coding sequence ATGACGCTTTGGAACTCGCGTTCCAGAGCGCTGTTCGCCGCGGTTGGACTGGGACTCGGCGGTTACGCATTCGCCGCTGTAATCGTTCTTCTCGCCGCGTTCTCACTAATCGCGCTCGGCATCCCCGTTCTTCGTCGTCCGTCGCTACTCGTCGCCGTTTCGGTCGTGATGGGACAGGGCGTCGCCTTCGGCCTGTTCGCGCTGGCGTATCTGCGATACACTGGCAGAGGAATCGGCTATATCAAAGTGCGTGTCCCGACGCTCCGCGATTTCGGCTGGTTTGCTGGCGGGTTCGTCGTCTTCTACGGCGGACTTATCGCGGTGTCACTCGTGCTGACGACGTTCGGGATTCAGTCCGCACAGAACGAACTCTCCACACTTGGGGAGGAGGACCCACGGGTATTCCTCCTGTTGATTCCGCTCTCGTTCCTCCTCATCGGACCTGGGGAGGAACTGCTCTACCGAGGTGTGGTGCAGGAACGACTCCGAGAGACGTTCGGTCCGTGGCCCGCCATCGCGCTGGCGAGTCTCATCTTCGCGTTCGTCCACGTTTTCTCGCTGCAGGGGGCGGGCAAACTCGTCTATCTTGGTATCCTCTTCGTTCTCTCCCCAATACTCGGTGCGGCATACGAATATACCCGAAACCTCGTCGTTCCTGCTTTGATTCATGGCGCGTTCAACGCGCTCCAGTTTGCACTAGCGTATCTGATGATGACCGGACAACTCCCGTCGTAA
- a CDS encoding dicarboxylate/amino acid:cation symporter: MSTTIRNLWRRYRAVPIVYRISLGFVLGAVVGLSFGQPATNLQPVGDLFLRLLKMLVVPLVIFTIISGMKRLSPARLGRVGGVVVFLYMATTAIAAGIGLGVANLINPGTGVEFTGGEAKSAEAPQLSEVILGIVPENPLSAMVNGDLLATIFFVVVFGLALALVRDQTDDARIREGVEGIFRAIDAGTEALFAIVWGVMEFGVIGVFALVASSLGQNGVGALFSLASLVGVIALGIAIHISVTYLGLITMAGLGQSPLAFLSGARDAMVTAFSIRSSSGTLPVTITDAEEHLRIDESVYGFSLPLGATINMDGAAIRQAVTAVFAANVVGVSLGLADQVVILATVVLVSIGTAGVPGAGLIMLTIILNAAGLPLEIVGFVAGVDPILGRIATMNNVTGDLAVSSLAGKWNDAIDLESGVWTDMRDRPSVGVSSDD; the protein is encoded by the coding sequence ATGAGTACGACAATTCGGAATCTATGGCGGCGCTATCGTGCCGTCCCGATCGTGTATCGAATCTCGCTGGGGTTCGTCCTCGGCGCGGTTGTCGGCCTTTCGTTCGGACAACCGGCGACGAACCTGCAACCGGTGGGCGATCTCTTCTTGCGTCTCCTCAAGATGCTCGTCGTTCCGTTGGTCATCTTTACCATCATTTCGGGAATGAAGCGACTCTCCCCGGCTCGTCTCGGACGAGTCGGCGGCGTTGTCGTCTTCCTCTACATGGCGACGACTGCTATCGCCGCCGGCATCGGGTTGGGTGTCGCGAACCTCATCAACCCCGGAACGGGCGTCGAATTCACCGGCGGGGAAGCGAAATCCGCGGAGGCTCCTCAACTCTCGGAGGTCATCCTCGGAATCGTCCCCGAAAATCCACTCTCGGCGATGGTAAATGGCGACCTTCTCGCAACCATCTTCTTCGTCGTCGTGTTCGGACTCGCGCTCGCGCTCGTCCGTGACCAAACCGACGACGCCCGAATCCGTGAGGGCGTCGAAGGGATCTTCCGTGCTATCGACGCGGGAACCGAAGCACTGTTCGCCATCGTCTGGGGCGTGATGGAATTCGGAGTTATCGGTGTCTTCGCCCTCGTCGCATCCTCGCTCGGACAAAACGGTGTCGGCGCGTTGTTTTCGCTCGCTTCGCTCGTCGGCGTTATCGCGCTCGGAATTGCGATTCACATCTCGGTTACGTATCTCGGTCTCATCACGATGGCCGGACTCGGGCAGTCACCGCTCGCGTTCCTGAGCGGTGCGAGAGACGCCATGGTGACGGCGTTTAGCATTCGGTCGTCCAGCGGGACGCTCCCGGTGACGATTACCGATGCCGAGGAGCACCTCCGCATCGACGAGAGCGTGTATGGCTTTTCGCTTCCGCTCGGTGCGACCATCAACATGGATGGTGCCGCGATCCGGCAGGCAGTGACGGCAGTGTTTGCCGCAAACGTGGTCGGCGTTTCCCTCGGCCTCGCCGATCAAGTCGTCATCCTCGCAACCGTCGTCCTCGTCAGTATCGGAACCGCAGGTGTTCCCGGTGCGGGGCTCATTATGCTCACCATTATCCTGAACGCCGCGGGCCTTCCGCTCGAAATCGTCGGCTTCGTCGCGGGTGTGGACCCGATTTTGGGCCGTATTGCGACAATGAACAACGTGACTGGCGACCTTGCAGTCTCGTCACTGGCAGGCAAGTGGAACGACGCCATCGACCTCGAAAGCGGGGTGTGGACTGATATGCGGGACAGGCCGAGCGTCGGGGTATCGTCCGACGATTAG
- a CDS encoding sporulation protein, which yields MRRILSRVGIGSARVDTVLPKTTLTAGESVQAEVHVEGGSTEQEVDAIYFALLTRYKTDDSTRTGVIDKFQVADPFTIAPNEEKTFPITIDVPLDTPITAGRTNVWLETGLDIDWAVDPDDKDPVQIDPGPRLSTFLDALDSLGFTLRTAKCEKAPGGLFSSHQFVQELEFVPHSGPFSGKLDELEVVPTETESELESKLEIDRRGGLLSEMADIDERWTQLTFTNESASEMKSKLHDEIERHA from the coding sequence ATGAGACGAATCCTCTCCCGCGTCGGAATCGGCTCCGCTCGTGTCGATACGGTCCTCCCGAAGACCACGCTCACTGCAGGTGAATCCGTGCAGGCCGAAGTCCACGTCGAAGGTGGTTCGACCGAGCAGGAAGTAGACGCGATCTATTTCGCCCTGTTGACACGGTACAAAACCGACGACAGCACCCGAACGGGCGTCATCGACAAGTTCCAGGTCGCGGACCCGTTCACGATCGCTCCGAACGAGGAGAAGACGTTCCCCATCACCATCGACGTTCCCCTCGATACGCCCATTACTGCCGGTCGAACGAACGTCTGGCTCGAAACCGGTCTCGATATCGACTGGGCAGTTGACCCCGACGACAAAGACCCAGTTCAGATCGATCCCGGTCCACGACTCTCGACGTTCCTCGACGCGCTTGATTCGCTCGGATTCACCCTCCGAACCGCGAAATGCGAGAAAGCGCCCGGCGGACTGTTCTCAAGTCACCAGTTCGTTCAGGAACTGGAGTTCGTTCCCCACTCCGGCCCGTTTAGCGGCAAACTCGACGAGCTCGAAGTCGTCCCGACGGAAACCGAATCTGAACTCGAATCGAAGTTGGAAATCGACCGCAGAGGCGGCCTCCTCTCGGAAATGGCGGACATTGATGAGCGATGGACACAGCTTACGTTTACGAACGAGAGCGCGAGCGAGATGAAATCGAAGCTCCACGACGAAATCGAGCGACACGCCTGA
- a CDS encoding M24 family metallopeptidase: protein MTDAYEERTRRCQQRLRTVDADAVVLFPSTNLFYLSGFREHPGERHLFSFIPTSGDPVFVVPDMYGEQIADESWISDVRTWSDGDDPLELVGTVADELELDGKHLLVDDTMWALFTQDLRTALPDATFGLASDVMEPLRMRKDETEIDSLRRAGEVADDVCVEIRELGEEAIGMTERELAREIESRLDDAGGEKPAFDTIVGSGPNGAKPHHGCGDRRIGYGDPVVLDFGAFVDGYPGDQTRTVVFSGTPPEEFDRVHRAVREAQRAGVEAVEPGITAESVDAATREVIESYGYGEAFIHRTGHGVGLDVHEGPYIVSGNDLKLQTGMVFSVEPGIYIPGEFGVRIEDLVVVTENGCERLNDSPRTWQAL from the coding sequence ATGACGGACGCTTACGAGGAACGAACCCGTCGGTGTCAACAGCGACTCCGAACGGTCGATGCGGATGCAGTAGTCTTGTTCCCGAGTACGAACCTCTTTTACCTCTCCGGATTCCGCGAGCATCCCGGTGAGCGTCACCTCTTCTCGTTCATTCCGACCTCCGGTGATCCGGTCTTCGTCGTCCCGGACATGTACGGCGAGCAAATCGCGGACGAGTCGTGGATCTCCGACGTGCGTACGTGGAGCGACGGGGACGACCCCCTCGAACTCGTCGGCACGGTAGCCGACGAGCTCGAGCTCGACGGAAAGCATCTGCTCGTGGACGACACGATGTGGGCGCTGTTCACCCAAGATCTTCGAACAGCCCTCCCGGATGCGACGTTCGGCCTCGCCAGCGACGTGATGGAACCGCTTCGTATGCGCAAGGACGAGACCGAAATCGATTCCTTGCGGCGTGCCGGTGAGGTCGCAGACGACGTTTGTGTCGAAATCCGCGAACTCGGCGAGGAAGCGATCGGGATGACCGAACGCGAGTTGGCACGGGAAATCGAGTCGAGACTCGACGACGCGGGCGGCGAGAAACCCGCTTTCGACACCATCGTCGGTTCCGGACCTAACGGGGCGAAACCCCACCACGGATGTGGCGACAGACGGATCGGATACGGCGACCCCGTCGTCCTCGATTTCGGCGCATTCGTGGATGGGTACCCGGGTGACCAGACCCGGACCGTCGTCTTCTCCGGGACGCCGCCCGAAGAGTTCGACCGCGTCCATCGTGCCGTCCGTGAAGCGCAACGAGCGGGCGTCGAGGCCGTCGAGCCCGGCATCACCGCCGAATCGGTGGACGCCGCCACGCGTGAGGTCATCGAATCCTACGGGTACGGCGAGGCGTTCATTCATCGAACCGGTCACGGCGTCGGCCTGGACGTTCACGAAGGGCCGTACATCGTTTCGGGGAACGACTTGAAACTCCAAACTGGGATGGTCTTCAGCGTCGAACCCGGCATCTACATCCCCGGCGAGTTCGGCGTCCGAATCGAGGATTTGGTCGTCGTCACCGAGAACGGCTGTGAACGCCTCAACGACTCCCCTCGGACGTGGCAGGCGCTGTAA
- a CDS encoding AI-2E family transporter: MSDVERGMGGEQGQLRDRPRLAWWVVGLIFGIVTLFVFYTFIGTFALGLFMYYATRPIYDRLESRLGHPGVTAILSLLAIAFPILVLVAYAVAVSAMEVAEIAGGSVEGYEGILRPYLDLSSLTVHPHRIIELARESQDAFVRLGGPELLGGIVTAASTFGLTLLQLFVALALAFYLLWDDDKLVRWFVRDIGGKRSTVYSYGSAVDSNLQTVYFGSILQAFIVALAAGVVYNLADFVAPPGLSIPLPTLLGLLTGVASLIPHVGTKLVYVPIAVSLVIRAFEQGITLLWFPLVFVVVVVLVLDVVTEAVIRPYTAGRNLHVGLMSFAYIFGPLLFGWYGLFVGPLLLVLLVQFNRIVLPELMRGEPLPVRQLTDDIESVPEAEGQEEQDETSEDSTSQAAERSQPEGDEETGN; encoded by the coding sequence GTGAGCGACGTAGAACGGGGTATGGGTGGGGAACAGGGGCAACTGCGGGACAGACCGCGCCTCGCATGGTGGGTCGTCGGTCTCATCTTCGGAATCGTGACGCTCTTCGTTTTCTATACGTTCATCGGGACGTTCGCACTCGGACTGTTCATGTACTACGCGACGCGACCGATATACGACCGACTGGAGTCACGACTGGGGCATCCGGGAGTGACCGCGATACTGTCGTTGCTTGCCATCGCATTCCCCATCCTCGTGCTGGTCGCTTATGCCGTCGCGGTCAGCGCGATGGAAGTCGCCGAAATCGCAGGGGGATCGGTCGAGGGGTACGAGGGCATTCTCCGACCCTATCTCGACCTCTCGTCGCTAACGGTTCATCCCCACCGGATAATCGAACTCGCACGCGAGAGTCAAGACGCGTTCGTTCGCCTCGGCGGACCGGAACTGCTCGGCGGCATCGTAACCGCCGCGAGCACGTTCGGACTGACGCTCTTACAACTGTTCGTCGCGTTAGCGCTGGCGTTCTATCTCCTATGGGACGATGACAAACTCGTCCGCTGGTTTGTCCGTGACATCGGTGGCAAACGAAGTACGGTGTACAGCTACGGGTCGGCGGTCGATAGCAACCTGCAGACGGTGTACTTCGGAAGCATTCTGCAAGCGTTCATCGTCGCACTCGCCGCGGGGGTTGTGTACAACCTCGCCGACTTCGTCGCCCCACCTGGGTTGTCGATTCCCCTTCCGACCCTGCTCGGTCTGCTAACTGGCGTTGCCAGCCTCATCCCCCACGTCGGGACGAAGCTGGTGTACGTTCCGATCGCAGTGTCGCTCGTGATCCGGGCATTTGAACAAGGGATAACCCTCCTTTGGTTCCCGCTCGTGTTTGTGGTCGTCGTCGTGCTCGTCTTGGACGTAGTTACCGAAGCCGTCATTCGACCGTACACGGCGGGTCGAAACCTGCACGTTGGGCTGATGTCCTTCGCGTATATCTTCGGCCCGCTGTTGTTCGGATGGTATGGATTGTTCGTCGGACCGCTGTTGCTCGTCCTCCTCGTTCAGTTCAACCGCATCGTCCTTCCTGAATTGATGCGGGGGGAGCCACTCCCAGTTCGACAGCTGACGGACGATATCGAATCCGTTCCGGAAGCGGAAGGACAAGAGGAGCAGGATGAGACGAGCGAGGATTCGACGTCGCAGGCAGCAGAGCGGTCGCAACCGGAGGGCGACGAAGAAACCGGAAACTGA